In Populus trichocarpa isolate Nisqually-1 chromosome 16, P.trichocarpa_v4.1, whole genome shotgun sequence, a genomic segment contains:
- the LOC7482575 gene encoding uncharacterized protein LOC7482575 has translation MCILCVIQKWSRRVATMLPWLVIPLIGLWALSQLLPPAFRFEITSPRLACVSVLLVTLFWYEVLMPQLSAWRVRRNAWLRERKRSEAIELQKLRKTATRKCRNCLTPYKDQNPGGGKFMCSYCGHISKRPVLDLPVLPGIGISNPGIIKDLVGKSGKILNGKAWSDNGWTCSQEWLDNGGWACGSIAGKSSYWRKNGNGIFGGDENCLAEKSYSRVVIFSCKLLTSFFLSIRWLWRKVFRISSSEDGSSDAGHRAMLAKRREDGENYHESRGDKARRKAEEKRQARLEKELLEEEEKKQREDVARLVEERRRLRDEIMEAERDRSQTSPLSREKNSRKDAEKKRQERRKEKDKGSSKSNSDAEELEKRAGKESDRRRDVEKKSESERREHHKSGMESVKGQNIESGHGIKNTPGSNFNRGNAGSRYFDRMKGTFLSSSRAFSGGGFFGKTAYTPATVTKENKPNSSIDPVHASAYRRDIHPPDRLSGKASLNGDDKNIYHPVLSETQPRMAPKKTWQQLFTLSSPAHPSSNSNVICRPISKQAECQAQQFPAQSSPMQCFDNPINFGLPSPFPVSAFQNVSSSTSLGFSPPIEPNFPRGMEGPCDFIPEEPELFEDPCYIPDPISLLGPVSESLDNFQLDLGNGFAPDMGPGLERLYAMKNVSASPEVTKPSPIESPLSRLRTADEKNNGSNWFPTTPISQDFNTLPMNDMHVNEKGTWQMWNSSPLGQDGLGLVGGPGSWLLPPEQNRSTKEDIILPPSQKTMASLFTKDDQILPGTYSPRKTFLGNGQSGVFSPVIGSIENEPWLQNTFFPPLSGSNSHFSLKSPEESTQNEMIYQSPTGAATNNAFGPSPGHSCSKNEWGGEGSGEGFGNSSVTRPNFGGLFPTSDVQWSFD, from the exons ATGTGTATACTGTGTGTGATTCAAAAGTGGTCGCGCCGGGTTGCAACGATGCTACCTTGGTTAGTTATTCCTTTGATAGGATTATGGGCACTGTCGCAGTTATTACCTCCGGCATTTCGATTTGAGATAACGTCGCCAAGATTGGCGTGTGTATCTGTGCTATTGGTTACTTTGTTTTGGTACGAGGTGCTGATGCCACAGCTGTCAGCGTGGAGGGTGCGTAGAAATGCATGGTTGAGGGAGAGGAAGAGGTCTGAAGCAATTGAGTTGCAGAAGCTTAGGAAGACAGCGACAAGGAAGTGTAGGAATTGTTTGACACCATATAAGGATCAGAATCCTGGTGGGGGGAAGTTTATGTGTTCGTATTGTGGGCATATTTCAAAAAGGCCTGTTTTGGATTTGCCTGTACTGCCAGGGATTGGGATTTCGAATCCAGGGATTATTAAGGATTTGGTGGGGAAAAGTGGGAAGATATTGAATGGAAAGGCATGGAGTGATAATGGATGGACGTGTAGTCAGGAGTGGTTAGATAATGGTGGTTGGGCTTGTGGGTCTATTGCTGGGAAGTCTAGTTATTGGAGGAAGAATGGGAATGGTATTTTTGGAGGAGATGAGAATTGTTTGGCTGAGAAGTCGTATTCCAGGGTtgtgattttttcttgcaaGCTGTTGACGTCTTTTTTCTTGAGCATTAGGTGGCTCTGGAGGAAGGTTTTTAGGATTAGTTCCTCTGAGGATGGTTCTTCTGATGCAGGGCATAGGGCAATGTTGGCTAAGAGGCGTGAGGATGGGGAAAATTATCATGAGAGTAGAGGGGATAAAGCACGCAGGAAAGCTGAAGAGAAGAGACAGGCTAGGTTAGAGAAGGAGCTCttagaggaggaagagaaaaaGCAAAGGGAGGACGTTGCAAGATTGGTGGAGGAACGTAGGAGGCTGAGGGATGAGATTATGGAGGCTGAAAGAGATCGAAGTCAAACGTCACCACTGTCCAGGGAGAAAAATAGTAGGAAGGATGCAGAAAAGAAACGTCaggaaagaaggaaagagaaagaCAAGGGATCTAGTAAGAGCAACTCTGATGCTGAAGAGTTGGAAAAGAGAGCAGGTAAGGAAAGTGATCGAAGGCGGGATGTTGAAAAGAAGAGTGAATCTGAGCGCCGTGAACATCATAAATCTGGGATGGAAAGTGTGAAAGGTCAGAACATTGAATCAGGACATGGTATAAAGAATACACCTGGAAGCAATTTCAATCGGGGCAATGCTGGATCTAGGTATTTTGATCGAATGAAGGGTACGTTTTTGTCTTCTTCTAGAGCTTTTAGTGGAGGTGGTTTCTTTGGAAAGACTGCCTATACTCCTGCTACTGTTACTAAAGAAAATAAGCCCAACAGTTCTATAGATCCTGTTCATGCTTCTGCTTATAGGAGAGATATACATCCACCTGATCGTCTTTCTGGGAAAGCAAGTCTAAATGGAGATGACAAGAACATTTATCACCCT GTGCTCTCTGAAACACAACCAAGGATGGCTCCTAAGAAAACATGGCAACAATTATTTACACTCTCATCACCTGCTCATCCATCCTCAAATTCAAATGTCATCTGTAGACCAATTTCCAAACAAGCAGAATGTCAGGCACAACAGTTTCCTGCACAATCATCACCAATGCAATGTTTTGATAATCCAATCAATTTTGGGCTGCCGTCACCTTTTCCGGTCTCTGCATTTCAAAATGTATCCAGTAGCACTTCTTTAGGTTTCTCACCTCCTATTGAACCTAATTTTCCCCGTGGTATGGAAGGGCCCTGTGATTTTATACCCGAAGAACCAGAGCTTTTTGAAGATCCATGTTATATTCCCGATCCAATATCATTGCTGGGGCCTGTTTCAGAGTCGCTTGATAATTTTCAGTTAGACCTCGGAAATGGTTTTGCACCAGACATGGGACCGGGATTGGAAAGACTTTATGCTATGAAGAACGTGTCTGCATCTCCTGAAGTGACCAAGCCATCTCCAATCGAGTCCCCGCTGTCACGACTACGAACTGCTGATGAAAAGAATAATGGTTCTAATTGGTTCCCAACTACTCCTATATCCCAAGATTTTAACACTCTACCTATGAATGATATGCATGTGAATGAGAAGGGAACATGGCAAATGTGGAACAGCTCTCCTCTTGGTCAGGATGGTTTAGGTTTAGTAGGTGGCCCTGGAAGCTGGCTTTTACCCCCGGAACAGAACAGATCAACCAAGGAAGATATTATACTGCCTCCATCTCAGAAAACTATGGCATCACTCTTTACAAAAGATGACCAAATCCTACCTGGTACTTATTCTCCTCGGAAGACTTTTCTAGGCAATGGCCAGAGTGGGGTATTCAGTCCAGTCATTggttcaattgaaaatgaaccATGGTTACAGAATACCTTTTTCCCACCATTATCAGGCAGCAATAGCCATTTCTCTCTGAAATCTCCGGAGGAAAGTACTCAGAATGAAATGATCTATCAGAGTCCTACTGGAGCTGCAACCAACAATGCTTTTGGGCCGTCGCCAGGGCATAGTTGTTCCAA GAATGAATGGGGCGGGGAAGGTTCAGGAGAAGGTTTTGGGAATTCATCTGTCACAAGACCCAATTTTGGTGGTTTGTTCCCCACCTCAGATGTACAGTGgtcatttgattaa